DNA sequence from the Candidatus Binatia bacterium genome:
GTGGGGTGTGAGTATGCGTGAATGGCACTGGGTGTGGACGGTGTTGCTGCTCTGGGGGGCACTTATGTTCGCGCCGGCGTGCGCCTCACGGCAACCCGAGCCGAAGCCTTTCCGAACACCGCAGAGCATCGAACGTCCCGCCAAATCGCTGACGGATGAGTCATCTACTGCCGACCGTGCCGGCGAGATCGCCGTAGTCATTCTGGTGGTGGCGGTGACCGTGGCGGGCATCGTCGTACCGATCATCCTCTTGCAGTGAGCGACGGGGCCTGGTGGGCTTGTGGGCCCTGGGGCTTGAGGGTCCGAGGGTGGCAATTCTCTGGCTCTTGTGCGCTTTCCGGTCGCCGCCTTGACGTTGGCGACCCCCTGAAATGTCGGTGCTGCTGAACCTCGCAGGTGGTATGCCTTTTGTTCCTGCCAATCCTCCGTGGCTGGGTACAGGGCTGGGCCCGGGCCGACACGGGCATTGGGGACGACGTCTGCAGGTCCCTGACGATGGCATCTCCTGTCTCCGTTTCTCGCGACCTCCCCCCCGCGGCCAACCGCGCGGTGCGTCTGACCGGACTCGGTAACCGGCTCCTCGAGGTGTACGCGCGGCGGCTGCCGCGCGCCGAATTCACCCAGGAGATCGCGCGCCTGCTGGTGGACGCGGTGCGGGTCAAAGCGGTCGCAATTTTCATGTACGACACCCATGCAGATCGCCTGCGGCTGCTGGGCGACGTCGGCTTATCTCCCGAAGCGCGGGCGGTGCTCGGTGAGGGCGGCGATTGCCCCTGGGACCTGCCGCTGCGCAGCCTGCATAACCGGCGCATCAGCGTGATTGCCGCCGCCGAGGAAAACCCTTTCGTTCCGCGCGGACTTGCCAGGGTTTCGCCGCGAGCATTGACGCTGACAACGCTGCCGTTGTTTCACGAACTCAAGCCGGTTGGCGTCTTGTTGCTGCTGGCCGCCGGCCACCGCACCTTTCCGGACGAGCAATTGCAGCAACTCAGCCAGGTCCTGCGGGTCTGCGCCCGCGGGCTGATCGAGCCCGAGGCGCCAGTGCCGGCGGGTATGCCGGGAGAGACGGCTTCGGCCGAGGCTGTCATCGCCCGGCTCGTGCGGGCCGGGGCCGTAATCGAGGCGCCGGAACTCGGGGCGGTGCCCGAGCCGGAGGCGCGCCCGCGTCTCGACACCGCCGTCGCACGACTGCTGCGGCTCGAGAACGAGCTCACCGAAACCCGGGCAGAACTGACCCGGAGCGAGCAATCGCTACGGGCACTGACGGCGTCTTACACGGCAGTAGCGCGCGAGCGGGACGCTCTTGCCCAGGCGCTGGCCGCGGCGGAAGCGGGGCAAGAGACGGCACTGGCAGAGCTGCGCGGACAGGTGGAAGCGCTCGAGCAGCGGCTGCTGGCGGTCGATTCCGAGCGCGTACGTGCCCAGCGGCTGGCCGAGGCGCGACAGCAAGAGTCGGCGCGCGCCTTGACGTCGATGGAGGCGGAGCGGGCGGCTCTTCTCGACCGGGAAGACACGGCGACTCGGGCCGCGGCTGCCCTGCAGGCGGCGCTCGATGCCGAGCGTGCGCAACGGGCCGAGATCGGCGCACGCCTCGCGGAGCTGACGACGCAGGAGGCCGAGGCTCGTCGGCGCATAGCGGACCTGGAAGGCACGGTGGCGGCTGGACGCGAGTCGTTCGATGAAGAACGGTTGCGGCTGGAAGCTGCCGCGGCGGCGGCGTCCGCGACTGCGACGGAGAAGACCGAACTGGTGCGGCAGCTCGAAGCACGGTTGGCCGTGGCGGTCGGCGAACGCGACGCCGCGCGCGACGAAGCCACGGTGCTGACCGAACGCCTCGCCAGCGTGGCGAAAGACGGTGCCGAGCTTTCTGCGGAAATCGAACGGCTGCGTGGCGTGGTCACGACGGTCCAGTCCGAAAGCGCGGCGGAAGCCGAGTCGCTGCGGGCGCGGCTGGCGGACGAGCAAGCGGGGCGGAGTGGGGTCGAAGCCGAGGCCGCGGCCGCTGCCGCGCGGGATGCGGAGCGGATACGGGGGCTGGCCGCGACGCTGGCCGAGACGCAGGCGTCGCGCGACGCGTTGCAGGCGACCGTCGAAACCCTCGAATTCGAGCGTAGCGCCCTGCAGGCCGACAGCGGTGACGCGGCCGTCAGGTTGGCCGCCGCCCACCAGCAGTTGACCGACCTGACCGCGAAGCTGGCGGAACGTGACGACATCATCGCCCGCGCCCGAGCGGAGCGGCAGCGGCTCGATGAAGCCCTGCTCGGGGCCGAGGCTACGGCGGCCGAGTTGTCGGACGAACGAAACGAGCTGCGCCGCCAGGCGGAAGAGGCGCTGGCACAGACCGGCGCGGTCGATTTGGAGGCAGGCGAAGGCCGGGCAGAGTTCGGGGCGACAACACTTCCCGAGGTTGGACGGGAGGGCGGCGAGGCGTCCATGGCGCACGCTTCTCAGGTCCGGCGTAGCGAGGAGCGTACGGACGTAGTCTTCTACGACACGCCGCTGACGATCGAACGCTCCGCGCCGCCCGACATGGAACTGGCGGGAGTCGAAGACCTCGATGACGTCGAAGAAGAAGTCCAGGCGGAGAGCGAGCCGGAAACGGCGGCGATCGGCGAGATCATCCTGCTCGACGATGGCGCCCGCGGCGACGAGGCGAGTCAGATCCTGGACGGCGCGGGTTTCTCGGTGACCCGCGCGGCGCTGGGCGAAAACACCGTCGACGATCTGGCGCGGCGAAAGATCCATTGCGTCATCTTGAACCTCGCCGCGGGGCTCGGGGCCTGGCAGACTTTGAAGGCCTTGCGGGAACGCAGTGGCACACGGCTCGTTCCTATCCTGGCCTACGCACTACAGTCGCAGGCGACGGCTGGATTCTGCTTCCGACGAGCCGACTTCGGGCTGTGGCCCATGGATCCGGATCGCATTGCCGAGGCGCTGCGACGGATGCGTCCGAAGCTCAAGAGACTGCTCGTGGTTAGCGGCGATGTCGACACTACGGGCCGCATCCGCGAACCGCTCAACAAGGCCGGCATCTCGACCTCCATCGTGCTCGACGGCAAACAGGCACTCGAATTGTCGACGATCGTCGCCCCCGAGGCCGTACTACTCCACCTCGGGCCAAGTTGCCTCGCGGCTGCCCGCGCCGTTGCGGGATTACGCGCCGCCGAGGCGACCCGTGACCTACCGCTGCTTATCGTCCTCGACAAGAACCCGCCCCGCGAGGAGACCTTTTTGGCCGGCGCGGTCCGGGATCTGGTGGGCCGACCGAACTTCAACCTTGCCAATCTGCCCGGCGAACTGGCCGGGCTTCTCGGCTGATCGCTCCGGCTGCGGACCGACCGGCCGTCGCAGAGCGTAATGTGAGGACCGAGATCTCCGGTGGGATTCCGAGTCGCATTGGGTACCCGTAAAACCCCACGCAGCGGGTCACGAACAACCGCAGATCCTCTCTCGCAAACAGGCCCTGATCGGGCAGCCCGAGGAGTCCGACGACCGTCAGCGCCGCAGTCGGGCTGAGTTGCACGCCGATGTGTCCGCCGTGGGTGTGCCCGGAACAAACGAGATCGGCGCACCCCACCGGAAGCAGGTCGAAAGTGCGCGGGTCGTGGTTCAGCAGAATGCGCGGCGTGTCGTCTCGGACCGGCCAGCGTCGGAGAACGCTGCCGACCTGAGGCTGCCGCTCCGCACCCGCAAACACATAGTCGAGACCGGCAATATCCAGCGGATGGCCGTCGATGAAGACGCGGACGACTTCGTTGCGGAGGGTGCGAACGCCCGCCTCGGCAAGGCGACGCACCAGGCGTGCCGAGTCGTCGTAGTCGTGGTTGCCGAGGCACGCCCACTGTCCGTGCGGGACGCGTATGCGAGCGAGAGCTTCATAGAGGGGCGCATCGAAGTCGCCGTGACGGTGCGTGAGGAAGTCGCCCGTGTGGACCACGAGATCGGGACGGGCGGCGACGGTTAGCGAGGCAACGTGAAGCAAGCGGGGACGATTCATTGCC
Encoded proteins:
- a CDS encoding metallophosphoesterase, whose protein sequence is MNPVYRTVRVGQWAVQATILGAALWLAAHGSTRTLILAALVPIAFGPFSYARLRLQRRLTPPAARTNPAAWGLAIAGLGLDAIMTAQLLTARTYDPCPALHGAGVTWLGPVWFSAHVLLFVGLVTAAMARRVGTWCRRLAKRQRLQPAVPPDLDRRQFIQHVGVLGVGTPFVVSLTGIHTSYDFKVQEHTIVLPRWPRHLDGLRVAHLSDIHVGGAMNRPRLLHVASLTVAARPDLVVHTGDFLTHRHGDFDAPLYEALARIRVPHGQWACLGNHDYDDSARLVRRLAEAGVRTLRNEVVRVFIDGHPLDIAGLDYVFAGAERQPQVGSVLRRWPVRDDTPRILLNHDPRTFDLLPVGCADLVCSGHTHGGHIGVQLSPTAALTVVGLLGLPDQGLFAREDLRLFVTRCVGFYGYPMRLGIPPEISVLTLRSATAGRSAAGAISREARPVRRADWQG